TTGGTTCTGTATTTTTCATATCTGCTGTAAATGTGTTACCATAccctcataatttaaaaaaagaaagaagaagtggtttttaaaaagggACAAAAGAGTGAAGTAAACAAAggtcctatttttttaaatatgtgaaattttCTTTCAGGCTACCGTTGCTGCATTTGCTGCCAGCGAAGGGCATTCTCATCCTCGAGTTGTTGAGCTACCAAAAACAGAAGAAGGCCTTGGATTCAATATTATGGGAGGCAAAGAACAAAACTCTCCAATCTATATCTCTCGAATAATTCCAGGTGGAATTGCTGATAGACATGGGGGCCTCAAGCGAGGAGATCAGCTCCTTTCTGTTAATGGAGTGGTAgggatgcattttatttctacttgACCACTTGGGGGTGTATTTGAGTTATAGAaacagtcgtgcctgactctatgaccccatggactgcagcctgtcacgctcctctgtccatggggattctccaggcaagaatactggagtgggtggccatgcccttctccaggggatcttcccaactcagggatcgaacccgggtctcctgcactgcagacggattctttaccgtgtgagccaccaggaaagtcagaaGATGCAGGGAAAGACCAAGCAGCTTTGTAGTTTAGAAATCCCTTGGAAGACTCTTAGGCACTGCTCTTTAGTGGAGTGATACTTTTTGAAGCactttgtgtgtgttttgcttcTTTCCAATGTAAATTAGCAGTGCTTAGTGTGATTTTTATGAAGTTATTAAGCTCTTCAGTAGTTAAGGCAGTACATTGAATTGAAAGCCTCTCCTTGGTTTAACTTTATCAAATAGCAATTGCTTGATTTACTTCTGACCTAGTGAAATAATAGGGCATGTAGATTGATAATGCTAGGTATTTGTAACTTAAAAACCAGTTCCTGGACTGCAGACAGAATATGATTTAGCAGACAATTTTACACTAATTAAAGTGAAAGCAAGATTATTTCATAGGTCTGTAGTTTGAAATGCTATAACATTAACATGTTTTTTACTTGTatgtgttttaaacatttttcattttgagttACGTACAAAACCTAGATATTAATTGTGTCTCTGGTTTGTTTTTTCGTAGAGTGTTGAAGGAGAGCATCATGAAAAAGCTGTAGAGCTGCTGAAAGCGGCGCAGGGAAAGGTTAAATTAGTAGTGCGGTACACACCCAAGGTCTTGGAAGAGATGGAGTCACGCTTTGAAAAAATGCGATCAGCAAAACGCAGGCAACAGACCTAATGGCCGTTAAAACCTTTATATTCCATTTTGCTTTTAGCTAGAGAAGTTTTACTTGTGACCTACTGATGGCCACAATGCCAATGattgtaaaaacaacaacaaacttcccGTGAAATCCTCCTTGCCATTTTATAAATACCTATTTTAACATCATTTATGGTTCCAGAGATGCATACACTTTTTTCTgacaacaaaaagtaaaaaggtAGTGAGGGCAGTTCTGTCCTCCTGTTTTTACAGGCCTTTTTCAACAAATGCAGATTTTGTCATAAAGttgttatagatttttaaaaatgcttttttaatattaaaatgtacttttacattcttaaatctttttttaggaaaaaaggttttctttatttgcttatttaaaaagaacagttctccattctttttttttttaacctgtaacATTTCTTTATGCTCTTCCAAGAAATTATACATAACAGTCTCGGCAGTTCATTACACTATGAATCCATTGTTAATATCACTGCTGCATTTTGtatttgaaacacacacacaaaata
This genomic window from Bubalus bubalis isolate 160015118507 breed Murrah chromosome 16, NDDB_SH_1, whole genome shotgun sequence contains:
- the LIN7C gene encoding protein lin-7 homolog C; protein product: MAALGEPVRLERDICRAIELLEKLQRSGEVPPQKLQALQRVLQSEFCNAVREVYEHVYETVDISSSPEVRANATAKATVAAFAASEGHSHPRVVELPKTEEGLGFNIMGGKEQNSPIYISRIIPGGIADRHGGLKRGDQLLSVNGVSVEGEHHEKAVELLKAAQGKVKLVVRYTPKVLEEMESRFEKMRSAKRRQQT